CCCCACCAGACGAATCGTGTCTCCGACCTGACGGATCATCACTGAATGAAAATCATCCTTATACATCTGAATTCGTTTACCAACTTCAACTTGAACGTTGTGATCAAGAGACCCCAGCTGTATTTGTTGGGTGCGGATGGTTGGGGCGAGCACGTTCAGGAACCCCCGCAGCTCCTCCATAGCACCCTGGGATCCCCTCCCCTGCAGGGCCACGCTGGACACATCGGCACCCTCACTCCCCTTCACATCCATCGTCACCTTGTGGTTCTTCAGGATCAAGTCAATGTCTTTCTGCTTGAAGGACTGAGCAAACCTGAGCAGATCTGGATCTGTCATGAAGGATGCAGGTGGCCATGGGAAGGGGGCGTCTCTGGAAGAGGACCTCGCTCCGTACCCtggtgggctgggctggccaTACAGGAGCTCTGACgaagggctggaggggagagatggcgagAACGGAGACCAATCACCGTTCACTGCTGCAGGGCTATTAAACACCGAGGGACTGCAGGAGACATCACGCCCCCTGTTGGTGGACTTGGCAATGGCACCCAGAGACTGTTCATGGCCGTTGATGCTGGGGTAAGGCGTGGGCGGCTGGGGGTCCTTCACCAGCCGCTGGAGCTGGGCCTTCACGTCTCTGAGCCCCAGGAAGGAGCCCTGAACACGCACCTCACTCTGGAGCTTCTCCGTCACACGCAGACCATGCGCCTTGAGAAGGCGCAGCACCTCCCTCTCACTGCTGAACAACTTCATGTTCAGACTAGCCTCCGCAGGCAGGTCAACCtgccacacaatcacacacagattaaaaaaaattctacCGGTCcaattgaaaaaataaataaccaaCATTCAATATGGATTTAGGTAATAAGATAGCGCTACCTCGGGTCTGTCGGCTGCCTTAACTTTGAGTGGAAATGCGTGTTTGTCGAATTCCAGTACATGGCTACGCTTCAGAACACGGCCAACCACTGCAGTTAATTTATTCCACAGAGATGTATcgattatatataaatacataggatgtat
Above is a window of Osmerus mordax isolate fOsmMor3 chromosome 18, fOsmMor3.pri, whole genome shotgun sequence DNA encoding:
- the si:dkey-154b15.1 gene encoding uncharacterized protein si:dkey-154b15.1 isoform X2; translation: MKLFSSEREVLRLLKAHGLRVTEKLQSEVRVQGSFLGLRDVKAQLQRLVKDPQPPTPYPSINGHEQSLGAIAKSTNRGRDVSCSPSVFNSPAAVNGDWSPFSPSLPSSPSSELLYGQPSPPGYGARSSSRDAPFPWPPASFMTDPDLLRFAQSFKQKDIDLILKNHKVTMDVKGSEGADVSSVALQGRGSQGAMEELRGFLNVLAPTIRTQQIQLGSLDHNVQVEVGKRIQMYKDDFHSVMIRQVGDTIRLVGPSSDSYELKRRILGELVDLPPLPLRGRPQSRDPSSRRSSSLPRQLHKRVSSSSALDRDPIPDLAARDQGSSRAQGGSRSAGSAGSAGSAGGVLEAGNVPAARRSGRQRSSSESREKKKEQKEMMRQDMAEPAPSSGPISPRMKMQSFFQKFPTSKEDIKKAIRKGNSPKKKP
- the si:dkey-154b15.1 gene encoding uncharacterized protein si:dkey-154b15.1 isoform X1; this translates as MSGTSVEVTGVPNILSVDRMEDKLTIHFLRPRNGGGEVTRVIFPSYSPGQAFVIFEEAAVVGRVLKRSHVLEFDKHAFPLKVKAADRPEVDLPAEASLNMKLFSSEREVLRLLKAHGLRVTEKLQSEVRVQGSFLGLRDVKAQLQRLVKDPQPPTPYPSINGHEQSLGAIAKSTNRGRDVSCSPSVFNSPAAVNGDWSPFSPSLPSSPSSELLYGQPSPPGYGARSSSRDAPFPWPPASFMTDPDLLRFAQSFKQKDIDLILKNHKVTMDVKGSEGADVSSVALQGRGSQGAMEELRGFLNVLAPTIRTQQIQLGSLDHNVQVEVGKRIQMYKDDFHSVMIRQVGDTIRLVGPSSDSYELKRRILGELVDLPPLPLRGRPQSRDPSSRRSSSLPRQLHKRVSSSSALDRDPIPDLAARDQGSSRAQGGSRSAGSAGSAGSAGGVLEAGNVPAARRSGRQRSSSESREKKKEQKEMMRQDMAEPAPSSGPISPRMKMQSFFQKFPTSKEDIKKAIRKGNSPKKKP